GCTTAATGAGAATTTCAAATCCAGTGTGAAATCTCCTGCAGATATCCCTGGATTTTTGAAGTTCGTTAAAATAGAACAGGTGATTGCAGTCCTCGCTATAGCAGTTGTTCTTATCTACCCGGTATACGGCTCTGCAATGCAACTTACAAAAGGCACAGGAGGTCCTGATGGGCCCTGGATTGAAGCCTGTATGTGGCTCCAGTCCTATACTCCGGACCCAGGCATGGATTACAACGCAGTCTACGAAGCCCCTGAGAACGGCGAACTCTTCCAGTATCCGGATACCGCATACGGAGTCATGTCCTGGTGGGATTACGGGCACTGGATTGAAACGATCGGGCACAGGATGCCCAATGCCAATCCTTTCCAGGCTGGAATTGGAGGGCGCAGAGGGAGTATTGAAGATGAAAACCAGCCCGGTTCTTCCACCTTCTTTACAGCCCAATCCGAAGAAGAAGCAACCGCAGTGCTGGAAGCTGTTGACCCTAACCCGGATAAAGCCGGAGCCCGTTATATCGTTTCAGACGTCGAAATGGCAACAAGCAAGTTCTATGCGATGTCAGCCTGGACCCTTGATACTGAAGGATACTACCAGTCTTACTGGACAGGGAACGGAAATCAGTACCTTCCTTCCACACGTTACTTCAACTCAATGGAGTCAAGGTTGCATATTCTGGACGGAAACGGCCTGAAGCAGTATCGTCTGGTCCACGAAACCTGGGCGTATCAGACGCAGGAAGTCGTGTACAAACAGGTTTACAATCTCCTTTTCGAAGACAGAATCCCCGAAACAGATACGGGTTATGTCAAAATTTTCGAATACGTCAAGGGTGCAAGAATCACAGGAACTGCTTCCCCTAATGAAACAGTCAAAATAAGTACGACAATTCTAACGGGCCAGGGAAGAACCTTTGACTATTCCCAGTCGACAACTTCGGATTCTATGGGCAGGTATGAGTTTACCGTTCCCTATTCAACCGAAGGCCCCATTCCCGGGGAGACCCAGTTCGATACTGCACCTTCAGGTTCTTATGTCGTGAGCTATGGGACTACTATTAAGGAAGTGAGGGTCGGTGAGGAAGCAGTATTAAATGGAGAAGAAGTAAAGGTCTAAAAGTAAGATTTGCATTTCGAAGTAAAGTCTAAAGCAATAAGATGTGCGGTTCAGGTTCTTCTGCACATCTGCTTTTCTTTCAGTTTTTTCTTTCAGTTTTTCTTTACTGTACTTTTTTATTACTATGGGAGTGCAGAGGGTCACGAATACCCTGACCTTCAGGTCGGGGATGAAGTGAACCCTCGCTGGCTGTTTTGTATTCGCTTAAACTGTATCAATCATCGTTTTTTTGTAAAATGAGGTTTTTTGACACCATAGCCACAGGTGGTTCCAGCTACCTATGGCTAGGATGTGATAAGCGTTGGAATTGCGCAGTTTTAGCCATGGCTATGGTCAGATTACCTACCACATCGTGTTGGTGCCTAAGTATCGATACAAGATATTCTACAATAAACGAGTTAAAAAGGATTGCGAGTCTATATTCCACAATATTTGCACAGAGAAAGGCTACAAAATCCATGCTCTGGAAGTTGTAGATAATCATGTTCACCTGTTCCTGGAATTCCACCCAAGCACCTCTCTATCAGAGGTGGTTCAATACTTGAAAGGAGGTAGTTCTTACAGATTGTTCAAGCTTCATCCTGAACTGAGAACACGATATTGGGGTGGAAGTCTATGGTCAAGTGGTAAATTCTATCGATCCGTTGGAAATGTAACCGCTGACACAATCAAGCACTACATTAAGGAGTCGCAGGGAAAACCGAAAACAGAGGTTCAATCATATAGATTAAAGTCTAGGCAACGGAAAATTGACGATTTCTAAGTACCAGAATAACCGGGCGGGCGGCCCATCAGCATACCCCATCCTTTAGGTTGGGGTGGCCGCACGCAATTTGATTTTACATATCCGCCACTTAGATATACTATTAAAAAAACCTACTTCAAAGGTGATGTGTGATGGAAAACCCTATCATAGGCCGAGTATGGAAATTCGGAAACGATATAGATACTGATGTAATTATCCCGGGAAAATATCTGCGGACAAAGGATATGCAGGTTTTTGCAGTTCATGCGATGGAGGGTATAGACCCTGAGTTCTCAAAAAAGGCAAAACCTGGAGATATTATTGTTGCAGGGGAAAATTTTGGGTGCGGTTCATCAAGGGAACAAGCTCCTCTTGCTATAAAGCACGCGGGAATAGCCTGCGTTGTAGCAAAGTCCTTTGCAAGAATCTTTTTCAGAAATGCGATTAATGTGGGGCTGCCCCTTATGGAAGCTGATGTTGAGTGCCAGGAAGGGGACGAGATCGAAGTTGACCTGCTCAAAGGGGAGGTCAGAGTTTCAGGAAAAGGTGTGTTCAGTGGAAACAAATTGCCTGACTTCCTGCTTGAAATGCTGACCGATGGTGGACTCGTTGCCCATAGAAAAAAAATACAGAGCCAGCAGAAGGAATAATAACTGGTTAAGATAGTAATGGATATTACTGGTTAAATTACTGGTTAAATTACTGGTTAAATTACTGGTTAAATTACTGGTTAATATGGTAACTAATATCTTAACTGACTTGATTGAGCAAGATTACTAACAAGAAACAGGATCTGGTCCAGTAAGCCAACCAGATCCAGAAAACATTCAAACAACCGATAACTATGATTTTTCCTGATGAGTACAAGTATGTGGGCGTAACAAAAGCCCTTCCAGAGGGTACGGAAGAAACCATTTATTTCCTTACCGAGTACCTGGTCGAAGAAAGAGAAAATCCCGAAAAAGGCAGCTTTGAGTATGCAGTTTACCATGTGACTAAAAGTGGGGAAGGGTTTCTCAGAAAGGTCGAGAGCCTCGAACTGATCGCCTCTGGAGATGAGGTGGTCAAATATGACAGGGAATTGAACATAAAAGACCGTACCCTTCTGATTGAGACTGCATTGGAGCTCTGCAAAGGGAAGGTGAACACTGTCATTTTTACAGGTGTGGACAGGCATGTCACAATAGTCCATGATCCTGAACCCTCGAACATCCTTGAAATAGAGATCCTTGATGTTGCGCCCCCTGAACCGGCTTGGCTTTTGCAGGTTGTAAGGAGGCTTGAAGCTAGCGGTATTTTCGGGGACCTGCAGATTCGATTTACTGAAAAGATAATTGACCTCAGGCAATTCGAAGGAGAAAATACCGTTTTTCCCTGCAGCTCATCAGGGCTTGAAGGAAAATGCCTGGACTCGGACGTGCTGACCGAAAACGGACACCTTCTTGTAGGGTGTGAGATCTCAAAGACCCTTTTTGAAATGCGTTTTCCGGAACTTGAGTATTCTTTCGTAAATATCTGTCCTTTTAAGTCCGAAATAGTAGTGCCCTCAAAATCCTTTATTACGCGCTGCTGCAGGTCCGAGAAATCAGGGCTTGTCACAATCAATGACTTTGAAGGGGCTGTTGTCCATTGGGGAGCTTCGGAATATCAGGTTTCGGAGGCTGTCAGGAGGCTTGTGAACCGGCTGAGGGAAAAAGAAGCCCGGGATTCCTAAGCTGGATATTCTGGAAGCTTAAAATCTATGTTTCAAAAAAGATTATGTATGTTACAGCGTCCTTCAAATGTATTTCGGTAACATTTAATTAAATTTTATTAATTTTTAAGTGGATTTCAGTAACCCTCAGATATATTGAAATGCCCTTCATCTGCATTGCAGAAACCTTCAACTGCATTACAGCAATCTTTAAGTGTTGCCTAATTTCTTATCCAGGTAAATCCTATCATAAAATGAAAGTGGAGTAACTGTTCGATGTCTTTTTTAACCTATTTCCTCTTAGCGCTCGGGCTTGCAATGGATGCTTTTGCAGTTTCCATGTCCAGTGGTACAACGATAAGGCCTTTCAGTCTCAATGATGCTCTGAAGCTGGCTATTTTTTTCGGGGGCTTTCAGGCTTTCATGCCGGTGCTGGGCTGGCTTGGGGGAAGTGTAGTAAGTGGGTTTGTTTCAGACTATGCTCCCTGGATTGCTTTTGGGCTTCTTACCTTTATCGGGGGCAAAATGATTTATGAGGTTCTTTACGGAGACCCGGAAGGGAAAGTAAATTCCCTTAACTATTCTGTGCTTTTCTTGCTTGCAGTTGCAACAAGCATAGATGCTCTTGCAGTTGGAATTAGTTTTGCGGT
The Methanosarcina sp. WWM596 DNA segment above includes these coding regions:
- the hacB gene encoding homoaconitase small subunit, with product MENPIIGRVWKFGNDIDTDVIIPGKYLRTKDMQVFAVHAMEGIDPEFSKKAKPGDIIVAGENFGCGSSREQAPLAIKHAGIACVVAKSFARIFFRNAINVGLPLMEADVECQEGDEIEVDLLKGEVRVSGKGVFSGNKLPDFLLEMLTDGGLVAHRKKIQSQQKE
- a CDS encoding manganese efflux pump MntP family protein — translated: MSFLTYFLLALGLAMDAFAVSMSSGTTIRPFSLNDALKLAIFFGGFQAFMPVLGWLGGSVVSGFVSDYAPWIAFGLLTFIGGKMIYEVLYGDPEGKVNSLNYSVLFLLAVATSIDALAVGISFAVLKIPILEPVIIIGCVTFFMSFFGAILGYRIGHFFEHEVEVLGGLILIGLGGKILAEHLLWI
- the tnpA gene encoding IS200/IS605 family transposase — protein: MELRSFSHGYGQITYHIVLVPKYRYKIFYNKRVKKDCESIFHNICTEKGYKIHALEVVDNHVHLFLEFHPSTSLSEVVQYLKGGSSYRLFKLHPELRTRYWGGSLWSSGKFYRSVGNVTADTIKHYIKESQGKPKTEVQSYRLKSRQRKIDDF